The following are encoded together in the Oncorhynchus nerka isolate Pitt River linkage group LG25, Oner_Uvic_2.0, whole genome shotgun sequence genome:
- the LOC115109327 gene encoding uncharacterized protein LOC115109327 isoform X2 gives MEGRSLENHFNPSEIKCLEIIPTLPMWIIEYAWAHRMMDTLDALDPSRWPEDDLQSVTLDEPWRLRVAAAQAYSIMKTRDIKSFERVMEFMDVTYTLLPRLVPPIKHMKIMFGLKTKIIMWKLREDQGIVNTVLKIITFFPSRLPQYHECSRQEMHLMRKNHQDFKALAQTLAMDMSMRNSYIKSSERGLCRAMDLGKGTKKYLHSTFGHQCGRGICGMLLTLAVMRDELRRCNP, from the exons ATGGAGGGAAGAAGCCTTGAGAATCATTTCAATCCGTCTGAGATTAAATGTTTGGAGATCATCCCAACGCTGCCAATGTGGATCATTGAATATGCCTGGGCTCACAGAATGATGGACACATTGGATg ctCTGGACCCCAGCAGATGGCCAGAGGATGACCTACAATCTGTCACCCTAGATGAGCCATGGAGGTTACGGGTGGCAGCAGCCCAGGCGTATTCTATAATGAAGACAAGAGACATCAAGAGCTTTGAGAGGGTGATGGAGTTCATGGATGTCACTTATACACTGCTGCCACGACTGGTGCCCCCTATCAAACATATGAAAATCATGTTTGGCCTCAAGACCAAG ATAATTATGTGGAAGCTTCGGGAAGACCAAGGTATTGTCAACACTGTTTTGAAGATCATTACGTTTTTTCCAAGTAGACTACCTCAGTACCATGAATGT AGCCGACAAGAGATGCACCTAATGAGGAAGAACCACCAGGACTTTAAGGCTTTGGCCCAGACTCTTGCAATGGACATGTCCATGCGCAACTCTTATATCAAG agctctgagagaggATTGTGTCGTGCCatggatctggggaagggtaccaaaaaatatctcCATTCTACTTTTGGACATCAATGTGGCCGCGGCATCTGTGGAATGTTGCTAACATTGGCAGTGATGAGAGACGAGTTACGGCGGTGCAACCCATAA
- the LOC115109327 gene encoding TERF1-interacting nuclear factor 2 isoform X1, with protein sequence MEGRSLENHFNPSEIKCLEIIPTLPMWIIEYAWAHRMMDTLDALDPSRWPEDDLQSVTLDEPWRLRVAAAQAYSIMKTRDIKSFERVMEFMDVTYTLLPRLVPPIKHMKIMFGLKTKIIMWKLREDQGIVNTVLKIITFFPSRLPQYHECSRQEMHLMRKNHQDFKALAQTLAMDMSMRNSYIKDLMEDQYGECYAQKLEDRLLHYLQVLESTLQSDTYFDQLLKQEGPMAYEEELLLPLITCDSTSLAASLKRLFHSGQQTQHINNDIQM encoded by the exons ATGGAGGGAAGAAGCCTTGAGAATCATTTCAATCCGTCTGAGATTAAATGTTTGGAGATCATCCCAACGCTGCCAATGTGGATCATTGAATATGCCTGGGCTCACAGAATGATGGACACATTGGATg ctCTGGACCCCAGCAGATGGCCAGAGGATGACCTACAATCTGTCACCCTAGATGAGCCATGGAGGTTACGGGTGGCAGCAGCCCAGGCGTATTCTATAATGAAGACAAGAGACATCAAGAGCTTTGAGAGGGTGATGGAGTTCATGGATGTCACTTATACACTGCTGCCACGACTGGTGCCCCCTATCAAACATATGAAAATCATGTTTGGCCTCAAGACCAAG ATAATTATGTGGAAGCTTCGGGAAGACCAAGGTATTGTCAACACTGTTTTGAAGATCATTACGTTTTTTCCAAGTAGACTACCTCAGTACCATGAATGT AGCCGACAAGAGATGCACCTAATGAGGAAGAACCACCAGGACTTTAAGGCTTTGGCCCAGACTCTTGCAATGGACATGTCCATGCGCAACTCTTATATCAAG GATTTGATGGAGGACCAATATGGAGAATGCTATGCCCAGAAACTGGAGGACAGGTTGCTGCATTACCTTCAGGTACTGGAGTCGACGCTGCAGAGTGATACCTATTTTGACCAG CTGTTGAAGCAGGAGGGTCCAATGGCATACGAAGAGGAGTTACTATTGCCGTTAATTACCTGTGACTCCACCTCCCTTGCTGCGTCCTTGAAGAGGCTATTCCACTCTGGTCAACAAACTCAGCATATTAACAATGACATACAGAtgtaa